AACCATGCGCATGATTATCGTCAGTGGCCGTTCAGGCTCCGGCAAGAGTACGGCCCTGGATGTATTGGAGGACAGCGGCTTCTACTGCGTTGATAACCTCCCCGCCGGCCTGCTGCCTGAGCTTGCTGAGCGCGCGCTGATCAATACGGAACTGGCTGAGCCGCTGCTTGCCGTTTCCATCGACGCGCGCAATCTGCCAAGCCACCTGACCCGCTTCCCGCAAATGCTTGAAGAAGTACGCTCGCGTAACATTCAGTGCGATGTGCTGTATCTGGACGCTGACGAAGCAACCCTCTTCAAGCGTTTCTCTGAAACCCGTCGCCGCCATCCGCTGAGCACCGCAAATCGCTCGCTCGCCGAGGCGATCCGGGACGAAACCACCTTGCTGGGCCCGATCATCGATCTGGCCGATCTGAAGATCAACACCACGCACCTGAATCTCTATCAGCTGCGCGACACGCTGAAACTGCGCCTGCTGAACAAGCCGGAACCGGGCACTGCATTCCTGATCGAGTCGTTTGGCTTCAAGCGCGGCATGCCGG
This genomic window from Pseudomonas sp. G.S.17 contains:
- the rapZ gene encoding RNase adapter RapZ; its protein translation is MRMIIVSGRSGSGKSTALDVLEDSGFYCVDNLPAGLLPELAERALINTELAEPLLAVSIDARNLPSHLTRFPQMLEEVRSRNIQCDVLYLDADEATLFKRFSETRRRHPLSTANRSLAEAIRDETTLLGPIIDLADLKINTTHLNLYQLRDTLKLRLLNKPEPGTAFLIESFGFKRGMPVDADLVFDVRCLPNPYWKPELREQSGLDQPVIDYLAAQPDVEEMFQDIFTYLNKWLPRFAASNRSYVTIAIGCTGGHHRSVYLTERLGQVLHQSLKNVQVRHRDLS